A segment of the bacterium genome:
CGCAACTGCCCGCGCACTCGGAGGGCGCGCGTGACCGACTGGCGACGTGGGAGCGTGGTCCGCAAGAGACGGGGAACAGGGCCGGCTTCGGCGCGAACGGTGCCGTTCTCGTCGAGCATGAGTACGAACTTCCCCGGGCCTAAGTCACGCTCGCGAGCGATCTGGGCCACTGCGGTCGCGCGATCAATGCCGTGGGGCAGTGTCGCGAGCAGGTCTGCTTCCTCGAGGAGCGCGGCGTCGATCGCCGCCCAGGTGGAGATGCGCATCTGCCGGTTGAGCAGCACCGCTGCGGTCACGATCACCAGCGCCGCGACGAGGGCGAAGGCAAGGGTCAAACGCAGCCGAAGGCTGCGCGGCCTCAGCATGGCGGTTCGGCGGCGAGAACGAAGCCGGCGCCGCGCACGGTGTGCAAGAGCGGCGCTGCGCCATCGATGTCGAGCTTGCGACGCACTCGGCATATGTAGACATCGACGAGGTTGGACAACCCATCATAGTTGCGGTCCCAGCAGTCATCGAGGAGTTGGCTACGTGTGACGAGCTCACCCGCATGGCGCGCGAGGTATTCGAGTATCGCGAACTCCTTCGCCGTCAAGGAGATCGCGCGCCCCGCACGGCGCACATTGAAACGCGCAGGATCGACCTCGAGATCGCCGACGCGCAGTACCGGCGGCAGGGTGGCTGTGCCGCGCCGTAGGAGCGCGCGCACCCGCGCCACGACCTCGGCAAAGGCGAACGGCTTCGCCAAGTAGTCGTCCGCTCCGGCGTCTAGCCCGCCCACGCGGTCAGAGAGCCTGCCTCGCGCAGTGAGCACGAGGATGGGGAGCGCGCTGCCCCGCTGACGTAGGTCGCGCAGAAAGAGCAAGCCATCGCCATCCGGAAGCCCGAGGTCAAGGATGACGCAGTCGTAGGCGTGCTCGCGACATAGCTCGTCCGCCTCTTCCGCCCGTCCGGCCAGATCGACCGCATAGCCGCGGGCAACAAGCCCATCGCGCAGCGCGCGAGCAATTGCACGGTCGTCCTCGACCACCAGCAGTCGCATCGCGCCGGAGGATAAGCCGCTCCATTGTGCCGCGCGAACGCCCTGAAGGTGTCCGGTCCGCACCCGATTCATCCTGGCGTCAGACGACGACGAGAAGAATGAAGCAGTTCATGTCGCCCCGCCAGGTCGCCTTTGCGAGCGCGCTCGCGGCTGCGCTCGCGTTTGCCGTCGTGGCTACCGCACTCCCATTCTATACTCGCGCCGAGCCGCGCGAGGCCAATGCCGCTCGCGCGATGGTGGCGGGGCGTGGCCTCGTGGTGCCGGAGCGCGATGGCGACCGACCGTCGAAGAAGCCACCCCTCTACCACTGGCTAGCGGCCGCTGCGCTCGCCATCGGCGTCGAGCCACCAGAGCTCGCGGTACGCCTCCCAAGCGTGTTGCTCGCTGCGACGGCCGTCGGCGTCACTGCGGGGATCGGGGCTGCGCTCCACGGACCGTTGGCCGGGGCGCTCGCCGGGCTCGTTCTCGGGAGCAGCTTCGAATGGTTTCGCGCTGCGACGCAGGCGCGCGTCGATATGACGCTCACCGTCTTCCTATCGCTCGCCGCGATCGGGCTTTGGCTGGGCACTCGACGGAACCGCCCTGCGTGGTGCCGGCTCGGCGCACTCGCTGCGGGAGCGGCTACGCTGGCGAAGGGGCCAGTCGGTATCATTTTGCCGCTTGGCATCGTCGTCTTGGATGCATTCGTGCACGGCGAGCACCGGCGTCTTCGACGCCTCGTCGATCCGGTGGCTGCTGCCATGCTGCTTCTTCCGCCCCTGGCGTGGTATGTCGCCGCGGCGTTGCACAGCGGCGCCGGCGTGCTCCACACCCAGCTCGTCGACGAGAACGTCGCGCGTTTCCTCGGCATCGGAAATGTCGGGCACCGCCACGGGCTGCTCTACTATCCTCCTCTTCTTGCGGGCGGCCTACTTCCCTGGACCCTC
Coding sequences within it:
- a CDS encoding response regulator transcription factor, with amino-acid sequence MRLLVVEDDRAIARALRDGLVARGYAVDLAGRAEEADELCREHAYDCVILDLGLPDGDGLLFLRDLRQRGSALPILVLTARGRLSDRVGGLDAGADDYLAKPFAFAEVVARVRALLRRGTATLPPVLRVGDLEVDPARFNVRRAGRAISLTAKEFAILEYLARHAGELVTRSQLLDDCWDRNYDGLSNLVDVYICRVRRKLDIDGAAPLLHTVRGAGFVLAAEPPC